In Dama dama isolate Ldn47 chromosome X, ASM3311817v1, whole genome shotgun sequence, one genomic interval encodes:
- the LOC133051472 gene encoding zinc finger X-linked protein ZXDB-like, which produces MEIPRMLPARGMRQGGGAGSPEGGGRIRGGPDLRAGQAPARRLLLLRGPQDGGPGRRREEASAASSCPGPGPSPLALRPDHASGCGSGGGGGDDFFLVLLDPVGGDVDTAGAGQATGPVWREEAGLGPRLLGGESGANPEGRPALGPSCLSAIPAPVPALAPIPAPGLGPAAAFAGTVTIHNQNLLLRLENGVLTLATPPPQPGGLIAPQAGIPHAAQPGDCPELPPDLLLAERAEPAPAPAPEEEAEGPAALESPRGPPGPGQGVLLYLCPEVQCGQTFAKKHQLKVHLLTHSSSQGQRPFKCPLGGCGWTFTTSYKLKRHLQSHDKLRPFGCPAEGCGKSFTTVYNLKAHMKGHEQENSFKCEVCEETFPTQAKLSAHQRSHFEPERPYQCAFSSCKKTFITVSALFSHNRAHFREQELFSCSFPGCSKQYDKACRLKIHLRSHTGERPFLCDFEGCGWNFTSMSKLLRHKRKHDDDRRFMCPVEGCGKSFTRAEHLKGHSITHLGTKPFVCPVEGCCARFSARSSLYIHSKKHLQDVDTWKSRCPVATCNKLFTSKHSMKTHMAKRHNLRQDLLAQLEAANSLTPSSELTSQGQSDLSDAELVSLFSDVPGNSSAAVLDTALVNSGILTIDVASVNSTLAGNLPANNNNSLGQAVDPQALMATSDLPQSLDTSLFFGTTAAGFQQGPLDMDDVSSLSAGPLASLSSLAVKNSSQEPQALTPSSKLTVDTDALTPSSTLCENSVSELLPPTKTEWNVHPDSDFFAQEEETQFGFSNPAGNHGSQKETDLITVTGSSFLV; this is translated from the coding sequence ATGGAAATCCCGAGGATGCTCCCGGCTCGCGGGATGCGACAAGGCGGCGGGGCTGGTAGCCCCGAAGGCGGCGGCCGGATCCGCGGAGGTCCTGACCTGCGGGCCGGTCAGGCCCCGGCGCGCCGCCTCCTGCTGCTCCGGGGCCCCCAAGATGGCGGGCCCGGGCGGCGGCGTGAGGAGGCCAGCGCGGCTTCTTCGTGCCCAGGCCCGGGCCCGAGCCCGTTGGCGCTGAGGCCAGATCACGCTAGCGGCTGTGGcagcggcggtggcggcggcgatGACTTCTTCCTGGTGCTGCTGGACCCGGTGGGTGGAGACGTAGATACCGCGGGCGCTGGCCAGGCCACAGGGCCCGTGTGGAGGGAGGAGGCCGGGCTGGGCCCAAGGCTTCTGGGGGGCGAAAGCGGCGCGAACCCCGAGGGCCGCCCTGCGCTCGGCCCCAGCTGCCTGTCGGCTATCCCCGCTCCAGTCCCGGCCCTGGCcccgatccctgctccaggcCTGGGCCCTGCCGCGGCCTTCGCAGGCACTGTCACCATTCACAACCAAAACCTGCTGTTGCGCTTGGAGAACGGCGTCCTCACTCTAGCCACGCCCCCACCACAGCCCGGGGGTCTGATAGCCCCGCAAGCTGGGATCCCGCACGCCGCGCAGCCTGGAGACTGTCCGGAGCTGCCGCCCGACCTCCTGCTGGCGGAGCGGGCAGAACCTGCGCCTGCCCCAGCGCCTGAGGAGGAGGCGGAGGGCCCGGCTGCTCTTGAGAGCCCCCGCGGGCCGCCAGGCCCTGGCCAGGGCGTGTTGCTGTACCTGTGTCCTGAGGTGCAGTGCGGACAAACCTTTGCCAAGAAGCACCAGCTGAAGGTGCACCTGCTGACACACAGCAGCAGCCAGGGCCAGCGGCCCTTCAAGTGCCCCCTGGGTGGTTGCGGGTGGACCTTCACCACCTCCTACAAGCTCAAGAGGCACCTGCAGTCACACGACAAACTGAGGCCCTTTGGCTGCCCAGCAGAGGGCTGTGGCAAGAGCTTCACCACCGTGTATAACCTCAAAGCACACATGAAGGGCCACGAGCAGGAGAACTCATTCAAATGTGAGGTGTGTGAGGAGACCTTCCCCACGCAGGCCAAACTCAGCGCCCACCAGCGCAGCCACTTCGAGCCTGAGAGGCCCTACCAGTGTGCGTTTTCCAGCTGCAAGAAGACATTTATCACAGTGAGTGCCCTGTTTTCCCATAACCGCGCCCACTTCAGGGAACAGGAACTCTTTTCCTGTTCCTTTCCCGGCTGCAGTAAACAGTATGACAAGGCTTGTAGGCTGAAAATTCACCTTCGGAGCCACACTGGTGAGAGACCGTTCCTTTGTGACTTTGAGGGCTGTGGCTGGAACTTCACTAGCATGTCCAAACTCCTAAGGCACAAACGGAAGCACGACGACGACCGGAGGTTCATGTGCCCCGTGGAAGGGTGTGGGAAATCTTTCACAAGGGCTGAACATCTGAAAGGCCACAGCATAACCCACCTGGGCACGAAGCCTTTTGTGTGCCCGGTGGAAGGTTGCTGTGCCAGGTTCTCTGCTCGCAGTAGTCTCTACATTCACTCCAAGAAACACTTGCAGGATGTGGACACTTGGAAAAGCCGATGCCCAGTCGCCACTTGTAATAAACTCTTCACGTCCAAGCACAGCATGAAGACCCACATGGCCAAAAGGCACAACCTGCGCCAGGATCTCTTAGCTCAGCTGGAAGCTGCAAATTCTCTTACACCCAGCAGTGAACTTACCAGCCAGGGGCAGAGTGACCTCAGTGATGCTGAGCTTGTGTCTCTCTTCTCTGATGTGCCTGGTAATAGTTCTGCTGCAGTACTGGACACGGCATTGGTGAACTCTGGGATCTTGACTATTGATGTGGCTTCTGTGAACTCAACTCTGGCAGGAAACCTCcctgctaataataataattccttaGGGCAGGCGGTGGACCCTCAGGCCTTGATGGCCACCAGTGACCTTCCTCAAAGTTTGGATACCTCACTGTTCTTTGGAACGACAGCAGCAGGTTTTCAGCAGGGTCCCTTAGATATGGATGATGTCTCAAGTCTAAGTGCAGGGCCGTTGGCATCTCTGAGTTCTTTGGCTGTGAAAAACTCGAGTCAAGAGCCCCAAGCTTTGACCCCTAGTAGTAAGCTAACAGTAGACACAGATGCTCTGACTCCTTCAAGCACCCTTTGTGAAAACAGTGTCTCAGAACTTCTGCCACCAACCAAAACTGAATGGAATGTACATCCTGACTCTGACTTCTTTGCACAGGAGGAAGAAACCCAGTTTGGATTCTCCAATCCAGCAGGAAACCATGGGTCTCAGAAAGAAACAGATCTTATCACAGTGACTGGCAGCTCATTTTTGGTATGA